A window of Lysobacterales bacterium genomic DNA:
AGATCGCCGGCAGCATCGAAAGCCATGTCGCGTGAGTCGGCGTGAGGCGAGGAATTGTTGGGTGTACCGCTGTGCGTAAGCGGTGTCCAGCGCGATCCTGCAGCCTGGCTGGCATCGCCGCGAAACAGGCGCCCGCTGTAGTCGTTGGCTCCAATCGAGTTCGGGAAGAAGCTGGTACTGCCGGACACACCCTCACCGAAGTAGGGCTGGCGGTCACCACCGATATAGACCAGCTGCGGGTTGCCCGGGTCGGCCGCAATGGACAGATGGATGCCGCCTTGGCCGCCCGGATGTGCGCCGAAGGCGACGCCGTTCTGCTCGGTGGTCACCGGCACACCCAGATCCGTCCAGGGCGCGAGACCATCCGCCGAGCGGAACACCGCGGAAAGGCGGCCGGTGTCGTCGACCACGGCGACAAAGACCTGTCCAGCCGGGCCGACCGCGAGTTCGGTGCGGCGCGTGCCGACCGTACCGACGTTCATGCGCGCCTCGACGCCAGCATCGGATACGCGCGTCCAGGTCACGCCGAGGTCGGCGCTGCGGAAGATGCCGCGCGCACTGCCGCCCGTGACGGCCGCATACAGCACATCGGGGCTGGCCCGATGCCCAGCGAGATCCAGGGTGGCTCCCGCGGGCAAGCCCGAACCTGCCGCACCCGAAAGCAGGGTGAACGCGCCTCCGGTGTTGGTCGAGCGATGAATGCCGTTGTCGGTAGCGGCCACGATCACGTCACCGCGCGGAGCCACACCGTGGATCTCGCGGTTGGCGAGTGCACTCAGGACGCTCCAGGAGGTGCCTTCGTCGGTGCTGCGCAGCAGTCCGATCAAGGCGCCGCCGTCGCGGCCCAGGCTGGACGTTCGCGAGACGCCGGCGACCACGGTACGCGACTGGGCGTCGGTCGGGTCCAACTCAATCGAGCCGATCGAAAGCGAGCCCAGGGAATCGGTCAGGCGGGTCCAGTTCGGCGCCGCCGCCGTGGCATTGGCCGTCCGCCAGACGCCGCCGTTGACCGAGCCGACGTAGACGATGCCAGCGCTGCTGGGATGGGTAGCGACCGCATTGACCGCCCCCACCACCTCGCGATTGATGATGTTCTCGACCTGGCCGTTGTGGGACGGGCCAGGGCCAATGGCGCGCCACTGGGGCGCTTGACCGGCGTGTGCGCTGAGCACAACAAGAATGAGCGGCAAGGCTGCCGCTCGCGATACACCCCTGAGACCCATTTGACCCACCCTGTGCCACCCCACCGACCGGGAGCCCGGATCGTGGTGCGCCCCATGGCTCATGTCAATGCATGACTTACGAGCTATCGACCGCCTGCCGAATGATCGGAAAGGCCGCCAACAGCGGAGGGCGTCATGACGCACAGAAACTGCCAGCCCGATAGGATCTCAGGCCAAAAAAGTGGGCGGCCGGACAAGCCTGCACCGCCCACGTTTCACCTAGAACTCTTGGCTTCAGTTGGACTCAAAACCGTTCGAGAACATCAACACTCCAGGCGGGCCCGTGTCGTTCCAACCAATGTCGCGGAACAAGGCCAATGCGAGGTCTACTTCCTCAAAGATGTCGCGATTGAGCGAAGGCTCCATGAGCAGGTTGGGCGAAGCATCGACCGTGAAATGGGACACCGACGAGCCCGGTGCCAACACAGCGGGGGCATGCATTCGCACAAAGCCCCGGTTGGTTCCCGCCAGCTCGCTATTGAAGCCGAGTGTGACGGTCACGGGTGCGGTGCCAAGTTGACTGCGGATCGACTGACCAGCTGCTTGGAGGATCCCGTAGGACGGAATCGTGATGGTGGGGTCTGCCCCCCCCATGCCCGGCAGTCCAGTGGCGGCGTTGTTGGCCACAACGACGGCAATCGCACCCGCTGCTTGGGCGTTCGCAACCTTTATCGAGAAATTGCAGGTGCCGCGATCGACCAATGCGATCTTTCCCGAGATTTCCGTCGGGTTCGTGAGCGGATCGCACGCGAGCGCTGGCAGAGCAGCCGCCACCTCCCCGGAAACGCCAGGGGCAGTGACGGGAGGGCCGAAAAGGGCAGGGTTAGCAGGGGAGTTGCCTGCGATTGCTGCGGGCGCCGAAATGATGAGGGTAGGAGAGAATCCGAGGAAGCGCTCTTTGTCCGCAGTCACGTTGGGGCCGATCCAAACCAGGTTGGGATCGCTGATGGCCGATGCCGCTCGGTCAGCGTCGGACGCCATGGCGCGCCAGGTGGTTCTTGTCCGCGCGTCCGCAAGGAAGTTGGTCCAGGCGTCCGGCACGCCCTGAAAAAACGCTCCTGTGGCGTTGTTCGTAAACGTCTGGAAACCAAGCCCGTGCGCTAGCTCGTGGAAGACCACCGGAAGGAGCGGCGTTCGGTCAGCGGGAACGGGGTCAAGGGCAGGATCCAAGCCGTAATACCAACCGGCTACTCCCGAGAGGCAGCCGGCGTCGATGCTGGTGTTGAACTGCGTGTTGATGTCCTCGGTCGTCGGCGCCAGATCGACGCCAGCCAGCGAGTTCGCCAAAGCGATCGAGTAGTGAACGTTTGCTTGGGGAGCATTGGGAAAATCGCGTACGACGCTGAGCGCACCTGCGGACCCCAGCGTGGCCGAGGTAGCGCTACACGTCAGCGGATTGAAGGCAGCGCGCACGAGAATCTCGACGTCGCTGGTGAGCAGCGCACCCCATTGCTCTGCTGCCTTCTGGAAGACTGCAAGTCGCTGGCCGCCCAGGGTCGTGGCGGGGTTCGAGTTGAGTGGGGCGACGGGCGTAGGGTCATTGAGGCCCTCGTCGGGCCCGTCAATGTTGACGATAGTGATGGTGGCGCCCTGCACGGAAGCAACGGCCACCGCCGACACTAGCAAGCTCTGAAAAAGAACGCGAAGCGAGGAAGAAAGGCGCACGGACTATCGCTCCTCGGCCTGTGTTTGCGGAAGCACATGGGTGTGGCCTGGCAGGCCCGCGTGATCGGCGAGGGTGCACCGAGCAATCCGCCGACCGTCCGGCCCAACATCCACCTGGCTGGCCACCTCGAAACGCCCGTTGAGATGAGTGACCACGGTGCCGTCGGGATGACGGATTTCCTCCACGGGAGAAAGCCCTTTCTCCAGTCCGGAGATCTCGTCTTCGACCATCTGCTCCGGTGTCACCGGCACAGACGAAAGCTTACCCGTCTCCGGATCCACATAGACACGCATGCCTACCTCGCTAGGAGATTGCTCCTGCGTCTTGGCATCACTGCCGTCTGCCGGGAGCGCTGAGGTACATGCAGCGATCACAAGACCGATCGCAGCCACGGTTGGGTTACACAGTTTCATTAGCTTCCCCTAGGAATTCTTCGAGAACACCGCGGTCGGCGAGGCCCATCCCGCCGCCGCGGTCGGAGTGTTTCTCACAGATCGTGCAGGGAACGCAACGACATCTGCAGAGCGCAGGAGGGGCCGACCGATGAATCTGCTGATGGCCGGCCCCTCGTCTCACCTCAGAACCTCAAGCTCCAGCTGTTCAAGCTGCCGGTGTCTGCGTTCGCGTTGTCGTTCACGCGCAGCCTCCACGTGCCGTTGGCGACTTCGGAGGAGGCGTTCACGGTGTAGGTCTGGACGATGTTGTCAGCGCTGCCGCCGGTGCGATTGTGCAGCACATAGACCGAGCCATCGGGCGCGAGCAGGTCCACCTTCAGATCGCCTTGATAGGTGTGCGAGATGTTGACTGCCACCTGCAGGGTCGACGGCGCGTTGCCGCTGCGGCCGCTGACCGTGATCGGGCTTTCGATGGTGCTGTTGTCGGCGATGGCGAACACCGTGGTGTTCTGGAAGAAGCTCGGCTGCGTGCCGCCGCCGCTGGTGAAGCTTCCGGTGAGGCTGACGCCGGAGAAGGCCGAAGAGCCGCGCACCAGGACGTGGTAGGTGCCTGCCTGCGCCGTCGCGATGTTGCAGGTTTCGGCGTTACCACCGAGCAGCGGACGGCAGTCATAGGTCGCCGTGGTCGGGGCGCTGCCGAAGCGGACGTAGAGATCGGCGTTACCCGTGCCGCCGCTCGTCACAAAGCGCAGATTGGTGGCGCCGGTGGGCACGCTCAAGGTGTAGCGCAACTCGGCGTTGGCCGCGCCGGCCAGACCCGTGACCGGTACGCCGTTGCTGAGCGCGACACTCGGTGGGGGTGGCGGCGTGCTGCCGCTGCGATAGCCACCAATCGCGGTCTGGCCGCTGCCGCTCGGGTCGAGCCAGTCGCGCAGTCGCGTAGCCGCGCTGCCACCGCCGTTCCACGAGACCGACAGCCGGCCGTAGTAGTCGGAAAGATCGTTGCCGCAGGCCGCCGAGCCGCCGTGCAGCTGGCCGACCAAGCGCTTGTTCTGGTCCCACAGACCCGAACCCGAGCTGCCGCCTTCGGTGGTGCCCTGGTCCCAGTCGATGACGCGCCAATGGGTGCTGCCGCTGCCGCCGCCGTAAGCGGTGATGGCCAGCGCCTGGTTCTCGACGGCGATGCGCTTCTCGTGGCCGGCCGGATGGTGGATGCCCACCGCCGAACCCGGCGTCGCGCCGCTGGCGTCCCAGCCGCTCCAGTAGGCGTCGGCGCCCGCGGCCACGTTGGCGTTAAGGCGCAGCAGGGCGAAGTCACTGGCCGCATTGGTCGCGATCAGGCTGGCGCCGGACTGCGTGTGGGTGGCGATGGTCTTCGACAGCGGCGTGCCCGAAGCGCTGGAACCCGGCGTGCGGCAGGTCGAGCTCTGGTAATTCCAGTACACGACAACCGTCGAGGCCACGGTGGCGGTGCTCAGGCAGTGATTGGCCGTCAGGAAGTACGGCACCGAGGTGCCGGCGGTGTTGGCCATCAGCGAGCCGGTACAGACGTAGGAGCTGCCGCCCTGGCTGAAGGTGTAGTGGCCGACCGAATCGATCTGGTCGTCCCAGCCGGTGCCGGCGGGACACGCGACATCCACGTTGCAACTGCCCGACTTCTGCGCCGGGTCGACCGACTCGAACAGGCCGCGGTAGCCGTGGGTCACCGAGGCCAGCTCGACGCGCGCGAGGTGGCGCCGCGCGCTTGGGACATGCAGTTCGATCGACACCTTCTCGCCGGCGATGTAGGGGGCCCAATAGCCCTCGCCGCTGCTCAGGCTCTCGGCGGTGATCTTGCGCAGGTTGTCCACGCCTTCA
This region includes:
- a CDS encoding RTX toxin; translated protein: MPLILVVLSAHAGQAPQWRAIGPGPSHNGQVENIINREVVGAVNAVATHPSSAGIVYVGSVNGGVWRTANATAAAPNWTRLTDSLGSLSIGSIELDPTDAQSRTVVAGVSRTSSLGRDGGALIGLLRSTDEGTSWSVLSALANREIHGVAPRGDVIVAATDNGIHRSTNTGGAFTLLSGAAGSGLPAGATLDLAGHRASPDVLYAAVTGGSARGIFRSADLGVTWTRVSDAGVEARMNVGTVGTRRTELAVGPAGQVFVAVVDDTGRLSAVFRSADGLAPWTDLGVPVTTEQNGVAFGAHPGGQGGIHLSIAADPGNPQLVYIGGDRQPYFGEGVSGSTSFFPNSIGANDYSGRLFRGDASQAAGSRWTPLTHSGTPNNSSPHADSRDMAFDAAGDLVQVDDGGIYKRTQAASTAGTWLSLNGDLQTTEYHGIAWDSLSDRVIGGAQDTGTTQLRTPGSPIFDSLSTGDGGDVAVDDRSSTTSSIRYTSFQNLGSFRRRTFNASNVQTASTSPARALLNGSPAVVAQFYTPLAVNLANGTRLVIGAANGVYESLDRADSINRISTVRINPFNGDPVVYGVSGNPGFLFLGAGTGLHLRAEDGATLNQVAALPATVVDVSVDPNTPSRLFAITQTTAHFSTDGGSNFSLITGNLVSGLAPGRLRTMEFIPGIDPALVVGANRGVYVAYASSGFTTWSQLGAGLPNVVIYELEFDHTDRVLVAGTLGRGAWVLDLPQPNEIFKDSFE
- a CDS encoding peptidase, with amino-acid sequence MRLSSSLRVLFQSLLVSAVAVASVQGATITIVNIDGPDEGLNDPTPVAPLNSNPATTLGGQRLAVFQKAAEQWGALLTSDVEILVRAAFNPLTCSATSATLGSAGALSVVRDFPNAPQANVHYSIALANSLAGVDLAPTTEDINTQFNTSIDAGCLSGVAGWYYGLDPALDPVPADRTPLLPVVFHELAHGLGFQTFTNNATGAFFQGVPDAWTNFLADARTRTTWRAMASDADRAASAISDPNLVWIGPNVTADKERFLGFSPTLIISAPAAIAGNSPANPALFGPPVTAPGVSGEVAAALPALACDPLTNPTEISGKIALVDRGTCNFSIKVANAQAAGAIAVVVANNAATGLPGMGGADPTITIPSYGILQAAGQSIRSQLGTAPVTVTLGFNSELAGTNRGFVRMHAPAVLAPGSSVSHFTVDASPNLLMEPSLNRDIFEEVDLALALFRDIGWNDTGPPGVLMFSNGFESN
- a CDS encoding proprotein convertase P-domain-containing protein; its protein translation is MDWDQGTTEGGSSGSGLWDQNKRLVGQLHGGSAACGNDLSDYYGRLSVSWNGGGSAATRLRDWLDPSGSGQTAIGGYRSGSTPPPPPSVALSNGVPVTGLAGAANAELRYTLSVPTGATNLRFVTSGGTGNADLYVRFGSAPTTATYDCRPLLGGNAETCNIATAQAGTYHVLVRGSSAFSGVSLTGSFTSGGGTQPSFFQNTTVFAIADNSTIESPITVSGRSGNAPSTLQVAVNISHTYQGDLKVDLLAPDGSVYVLHNRTGGSADNIVQTYTVNASSEVANGTWRLRVNDNANADTGSLNSWSLRF